A single Equus przewalskii isolate Varuska unplaced genomic scaffold, EquPr2 ChrUn-1, whole genome shotgun sequence DNA region contains:
- the LAX1 gene encoding lymphocyte transmembrane adapter 1 isoform X1 produces MLANRLRLKEGLGGAAEAGEVPVTTAVRTSESTPLQGTSSSQDRDKEQSSNLFSVLAGLLSVFLVIAIFCILWSWSKRKKWRAPYLRVTVMPSLTRPRSRQRAKNIYDPLPRRQEEPGRQQSRSMRIFSTESLLSRNSDSPPSERVPSQAGNTLRVHRAHTYALGYAVSIYDNAMRPHIGGDLTPSAHYINVGASRDCPSISSEDSRDYVNVPTAKETAETPASTHSPPGHLLDPPRAQELEFTEERDEGCGNASDCTGFWSPGTETSELLSDGETSSQSSNDYVNMTGLDLGAIQGKRPWVAFQCCRDYENVPPADPNGNQKQVEEEVTSSTTDRVEGRPEGPGTHIQHVMQPRRLLALEGYVACQSPAQREISQIQCGEEMSNEDAKDYENVPAAKLGGGNSEQGPDTRLLPDELRPSRPAGKPRGVVYPARSIATPGSSEDP; encoded by the exons ATGCTGGCCAACCGATTACGATTAAAAGAAGGCTTAGGAGGAGCAGCTGAAGCCGGAGAGGTTCCTGTGACAACGGCTGTCCGCACCTCAGAGTCCACCCCTCTGCAGGGAACTTCCAGCAGCCAGGACAG AGATAAAGAGCAAAGCAGCAACCTCTTTTCTGTGTTAGCGGGACTCCTCTCCGTCTTCCTGGTCATCGCGATTTTCTGCATCCTGTGGAGCTGGAGTAAACGGAAGAAGT GGCGAGCTCCTTACCTCCGAGTTACTGTCATGCCCTCTCTGACGCGGCCTCGATCCAGACAACgagccaaaaatatttatgacCCCTTGCCCCGCAGGCAAGAAGAGCCTg GGAGACAACAGTCAAGGAGTATGCGTATCTTCAGCACCGAGAGCCTCCTCTCCAGAAATTCCGACAGCCCTCCCTCTGAGCGCGTG CCCTCCCAAGCAGGCAATACCTTGAGGGTGCACAGAGCCCATACTTATGCCCTGGGGTATGCGGTGAGTATCTATGACAATGCCATGAGACCCCACATAGGTGGCGACCTCACTCCCTCGGCACACTACATCAATGTCGGAGCGTCCAGAGATTGCCCGAGCATTTCTTCAGAGGATTCGAGAGATTATGTCAACGTCCCCACAGCAAAAGAGACTGCTGAGACTCCAGCTTCTACCCACAGCCCTCCTGGGCACCTCTTGGACCCCCCACGTGCCCAGGAGCTGGAGTTTACTGAGGAAAGAGATGAGGGCTGTGGGAACGCCAGTGACTGCACCGGTTTTTGGTCTCCAGGAACCGAGACCAGTGAACTACTCAGCGACGGGGAAACTTCTTCTCAGTCCTCAAATGACTACGTCAACATGACAGGGTTGGATCTCGGGGCCATCCAGGGGAAGCGGCCCTGGGTGGCTTTTCAGTGCTGCAGAGATTATGAAAATGTCCCGCCAGCAGATCCCAATGGAAACCAGAAGCAGGTAGAGGAAGAAGTGACGTCCTCAACCACAGACCGTGTAGAAGGCAGGCCAGAAGGTCCAGGGACCCACATCCAACATGTCATGCAGCCAAGGAGGTTATTGGCTTTAGAGGGTTACGTAGCCTGTCAGTCACCTGCACAGAGGGAGATCAGTCAGATCCAATGTGGAGAAGAGATGTCAAATGAGGACGCTAAAGACTACGAGAATGTGCCGGCTGCCAAGTTAGGAGGCGGGAACTCCGAACAGGGGCCTGACACACGGCTCCTTCCCGATGAATTAAGACCCAGCCGCCCAGCTGGAAAGCCGCGCGGAGTGGTCTATCCTGCTAGATCTATAGCCACTCCAGGGTCTAGTGAAGACCCTTGA
- the LAX1 gene encoding lymphocyte transmembrane adapter 1 isoform X2: MPSLTRPRSRQRAKNIYDPLPRRQEEPGRQQSRSMRIFSTESLLSRNSDSPPSERVPSQAGNTLRVHRAHTYALGYAVSIYDNAMRPHIGGDLTPSAHYINVGASRDCPSISSEDSRDYVNVPTAKETAETPASTHSPPGHLLDPPRAQELEFTEERDEGCGNASDCTGFWSPGTETSELLSDGETSSQSSNDYVNMTGLDLGAIQGKRPWVAFQCCRDYENVPPADPNGNQKQVEEEVTSSTTDRVEGRPEGPGTHIQHVMQPRRLLALEGYVACQSPAQREISQIQCGEEMSNEDAKDYENVPAAKLGGGNSEQGPDTRLLPDELRPSRPAGKPRGVVYPARSIATPGSSEDP, translated from the exons ATGCCCTCTCTGACGCGGCCTCGATCCAGACAACgagccaaaaatatttatgacCCCTTGCCCCGCAGGCAAGAAGAGCCTg GGAGACAACAGTCAAGGAGTATGCGTATCTTCAGCACCGAGAGCCTCCTCTCCAGAAATTCCGACAGCCCTCCCTCTGAGCGCGTG CCCTCCCAAGCAGGCAATACCTTGAGGGTGCACAGAGCCCATACTTATGCCCTGGGGTATGCGGTGAGTATCTATGACAATGCCATGAGACCCCACATAGGTGGCGACCTCACTCCCTCGGCACACTACATCAATGTCGGAGCGTCCAGAGATTGCCCGAGCATTTCTTCAGAGGATTCGAGAGATTATGTCAACGTCCCCACAGCAAAAGAGACTGCTGAGACTCCAGCTTCTACCCACAGCCCTCCTGGGCACCTCTTGGACCCCCCACGTGCCCAGGAGCTGGAGTTTACTGAGGAAAGAGATGAGGGCTGTGGGAACGCCAGTGACTGCACCGGTTTTTGGTCTCCAGGAACCGAGACCAGTGAACTACTCAGCGACGGGGAAACTTCTTCTCAGTCCTCAAATGACTACGTCAACATGACAGGGTTGGATCTCGGGGCCATCCAGGGGAAGCGGCCCTGGGTGGCTTTTCAGTGCTGCAGAGATTATGAAAATGTCCCGCCAGCAGATCCCAATGGAAACCAGAAGCAGGTAGAGGAAGAAGTGACGTCCTCAACCACAGACCGTGTAGAAGGCAGGCCAGAAGGTCCAGGGACCCACATCCAACATGTCATGCAGCCAAGGAGGTTATTGGCTTTAGAGGGTTACGTAGCCTGTCAGTCACCTGCACAGAGGGAGATCAGTCAGATCCAATGTGGAGAAGAGATGTCAAATGAGGACGCTAAAGACTACGAGAATGTGCCGGCTGCCAAGTTAGGAGGCGGGAACTCCGAACAGGGGCCTGACACACGGCTCCTTCCCGATGAATTAAGACCCAGCCGCCCAGCTGGAAAGCCGCGCGGAGTGGTCTATCCTGCTAGATCTATAGCCACTCCAGGGTCTAGTGAAGACCCTTGA